Below is a window of Poecile atricapillus isolate bPoeAtr1 chromosome 2, bPoeAtr1.hap1, whole genome shotgun sequence DNA.
AGTTGCATGACTGATGTTACTGAAGTAACAGAGAATTGTTGGATCATAGACCATAGGATGGCCtaggttagaagggaccttaaagatcatctagtttcaaTGTCCCTACCTACAGCAggaacactttccactagaccaggctgttccaagtcccatccagcctggccttggacacttccagggatagggagtccacagcttctctgggaaatctgttccagtgcctcacctcCCTGACAAGAAAGCATTTCTTCTTCATAGCTAACCTAAATCTACatccttcagtttaaagccactCCCCTTTGTCCAAGAGCACAAATTACTCTGTTTCATTAGTGCGTTGTCTAGGTTGgtggttttgttgcttttagTTTTCCCAAATGTGGATGCTAACTGTTTATTGAACAATTGTGCTTTACTCATAGGCATTATGGatagtttttctgttttcacatgGTAGTAATCAGTGCTTTTATTACAGTTCAGTTTACAACATTGTCTCCTGCTTTTCTTGCTGTATGCATTCTTCTGCTCTAGCTTCTAGTTGGTATAAATTGTTCATTTAAAACATTGTTTGCACATGTTCATACTGGTAGAGCTGACATTATTGCTCATCTAAACTGGGatgttttattatctttttaGGCTTAAAGCATAgcctacattttttttatttgaagctTTGAAAAGCCTGTGGATGTTCCTTAACAATTCTTTTGCATGTTCAAACTTCTCCTggatggttttgttttcagcttgaaatacttttctttttcagcctgCTAGATATAATAAGGCATGAGCCAGTTGTGTATTATATTTATGCATACCAAATCTAAGTAAGTAATTAATTGCATATATAAGATTTTTGTTATATGAGTATATTCTTCAATTTCTTCATATTGAAGGATGACTTCTACAGTCATGTTGAAATGAATATGTAAAAAAGtgagttttattttctctagaaAGAACTTTTATCAGTTTAATTTGCCAGACTTAATTGTAACTAAACTTTATTATCAAGTACAAGTGAGAGATGATTCATACTCTATAATTATTCTTTTGTTCTCAGTTTGTGAttataaatacttatttttagaAGATTTATAAATCACAGTCTTTTAGTATTCTAGGTTTATAAGTATGGCATTTTCAAGCAAAGCCCCTTTTTAAGGAAAAGGCTATACACGTGTagtaaaaatcagtaaaataaacttttcacataattatttctttaaatcatGTAATGAATGTTTTTCTAGGACATGCACACAGATCTTAAAGAGAATTTCTAAAAGAATCACAGATTTTAGCATCACATTTTAGCTAAATTAAAGCACCTTGGCTCCATATTCAGTGGCATTTAGGCTTTTGCTGTAAAGCGATGCTTATGACATACAgtgacaaaaaaatcccagtgtgGGCCTACCAGCACTTTCACATTGCAAGCTGATGAGCTGAAGGTGTGATGGGTcaatttaaaaagcatttaagtTTTCCAAAATGTGATGTATTTAAATCCTAACCTGGTGCAGATGCTGTATTGAAGCAGCACTTCCAATTTCTTTGGTATGATATTTGTACACAGGTGATTGATCAGTTCCTGTGGATTGCATTATGAGTATGTTTGAATATCTAATATTTGtcattccttttaatttttttttttttttaatcaggcCAAATAAGTAACACAGAATCAGAGTTGAAGAAACTTGCAGAAGAAAATCCAGACCTTCAAGATGCCTATATAGCAAAACAGAAGCGCCTTAAGGTAAGAAACCCCTTTACATGGGCCCCTTTATTATGATCTTGTTAGTGTTAGATTTTTTTGGTCACAATATAAACATTTGTTTCACCTGTCATTACCACTAATGTCATGCAGTGATTTAACCTTTCAAGTTATAAAACAGTCTGTCTTCAGATCAGCTACACACTTCAAGTGTGTGCTGAAGTACTGGACAGGTCCCACTGACTTCTAAGTGCACATCAGTGTGGATGTTGGACTGTTGAGCACCCTGCAGGGGTAGGTAAACCTTAATATCTGGCATCTCTAAaagtttcttctgttttctgaattGTCACCAGTATCCCTGTAGTATCCAGCTGAGTATGTGGAGAAAATAATCACATTTTATGAATAAACACTCTAGTATCCTAACTATAAGCTTCTCTGATAAAAGTATAAACTCTGTATGATGATTTAAACACTGAATATGTTTCAATAATAAactgtatatttatttaataaactgTATGTCTATTTAGTCTAAACTGCTGGATCATGATAATATAAAATACCTAAAGAAAATACTGGATGAACTAGAAAAAGTTTTGGATCAGGTTGAGACTGAATTACAGCGGCGAAATGAGGAAACACCAGGTAAGGATTTTTTCTTGCTAAATCCtgttaatatttctgtttgaaGATATTGAGTAAACTTGTTGAGAGCACcattataaaacaatttttaatgtGTCAGATTTAATACTTTTAGTATATGTTGATCTATACATCACAGAAGGGATCGATACTGTTTTAAATACTAACTTACTTTTACTCTTCCAGTCAGTGAGTTCTCAGTGTCTCATGAAAGTGCTTGATCAAATTTTCAGCAAAATGAGTATAATTAGCTGCACAATGTTGTAGTATTTTTAtcaataaaatcagaaaaaaaataactacaGAATGCTGATGTTATAGGTGTAGGCTTCAGTTCACTATAATGATCACAACCTTAATGTTTAACACAGGTTTATTTTAATCTTGTGCAGATACTGTGTTGATATTTGTGGTATATGCAGAATAAGCAATCTGAAAATTTGCTCTAATCATTAGGCAACCCCCTTCCCTCACCCTCTTGGAAATCAGTCCTGTTTACCTGCCTCCACCCCAATGAAAGTCAAAttttttacagaatcacagaatcattaatgTTGAAAGAGACTTTCAAGATGATCTAGTCTGACTGTCAATCCAGCACTGTCATAACCACGCCTAAATTATGTCCTGCTGTCTGCTGCCCTGGGCAACTTTTCCCACTGCCTGACCACTCCTTCAgtgaaaaacatttctaatatctaatctgaacctCATCTGGCACAATTTCCTCTCATGCTGTTAGAAAGGGCCCAaacactgagccctggggaactCCACTAGTAACCAGCCACCAGCTAGCTGGATGTAGCTCCATTTATCACCACTCCCTGGGCCTGGACATTTTTTTACTCAGTTTTTTACTCAGTGAAGAATGTATGCACCCAAGCCAGTTTACCCAGGAGAATGCTCTGGGAGACAGGTCAAAAGCTTTACCGATGTCTAGATAatatccacagcctttccctcatccagTGAGCGGGTCACTGGTCATGGACGGAGGTCAGGTTGGCCAAACAAGACCTGCCTTTGTAAACTCATGCTGGCTGGGCCTGTTGCCCTGGTTGTCCTGCACATGCCATTTAGTGACACTCAGGATGATCTGATCCATGGTGTTTCCCAGTACCAAGGTCAGGATAACTGGTCTGTAGTTTCCTGGATCCTCCTTCTGACCCTTGTAGATGGGTATTACATTTGCTAATTTCCAGGCAATAGAGACTTCTGTGGTTAACCAGGACTGCTGGTAAATGATTGAAATAACTGGCAAGTTTTTGGCAGCTCCCTTCTTACTCTTGGGCACATCCCATCTTGACCCATAGACTTGTGGGTGTCTAACTGGTATGACAGGTCACTAATCATTTTCTTCTGGGTTGCAGaggcttctctcagctccctaTCACCAACTTCCAGCTCCAGGAACTGGATATCCTGAGGGCCACGGGTTTTGGTgttaaagactgaggcaaagaaggcattaagtACTTCAGacttttcctcttcccccttcATCCAGCAAAGGATTGAGACTCCTTAGCCCTCCTTTTGATGCCAATGTATTTActgaaactgtttttcttttctttaactGCAGTGCCCAAATTAAGTTCCAGTTTGGCtttctttctaattttctcCTGCATAACCTCATGACATCCTTGTAGTTACCCCCTCTCCTTCTAGAGGCGAGACACAGTCCTTTTTACCCTGAGTTCCAGCCTAAATTCCCTGTTTAACCAGGCTGGTCTTTTTCCCTGACAGCATATGGGGACAACCTGTTCCTGTACCTTTGAGAATTCCTAGTTAAATCTTGCCCATCCTTCCTGTACTATTTTGCCTATTAGGACTGACTCCCAGGGAACTCTGTCAGTCAATCTCCTAAGCAGTCCAAAGTCTGCCTGGCAGAGTTTCAAGGTGGCAATTCTGCTTGTGCCTCTCCTTACTTCACCCAGAACTGAAAATTCCACCCTTTCATGTTTGCTGTGCCCAACTTGGCCACTGACCACCACATCACCCATGAGTCCTTCTCCAGTTGAGAGTAAGTTTCCTTCCACACACTCCAGGAATCTCCTAGACTGCCTCCTCTCCACTGTGTTGTGTTTTCAGCAGGCATCTGGCAAGCTGAAGTCCCCCACAAATACAAGGGCTGGAAATTGAGAAACTTCTGCCAGCCTCCTGTAGAATGCATCATCTGCCTCTTCATGGTGGCCAGCAGGTTTGTAATACGCTCCTACAATGATATCTGCAGTGCTGACCTTCCCCCTGATCTATAGCCACAGGCACTTAACCATGTCAGCATCCCAAATTCTGTTTAAATGGGATAAGCCTTCTGCTTATTCACAGCATGGTTCAGCTTCCAGTGGTGCTAATCGGAGTCCTTCCCCTGACTTCACTGGGAACTGTGTGAAGCATCAGTCAATATCAACTGCATCTGCTCAAATCAATaactttttgcatttagcactATAAATAGCTGTTGTAATAATTACTGGTTACTATCACAACTGTTTGATGTTACTATCACAAAAGTTTGAACCAACAGTTGAAAATCTAGATTAAATTTCACTCAACAGTGAAAGAGgcacaggaaatattttaccTCATAAAGGATGGAAGAATTTTGTTCAGCAAACTACATCTGCCGCCATTTCCAGCAgcccctttcctttctctgctaaGTAGCCTGTTCAAGGAGTCAACTGATACAGTATTGATGAGCTTATGAAAActgctgggatcacaggattTTGTAAAACATTGGGCTATTGCCTCTCGGAATTTTTTCTGTGGtattcccacattcccccatATATTGGAGGTTTGTGATCTGTACTTCTCCAGGTCCTGGTCAAACTCAGAGCTCCTGCTTCTCTTGCAACTGCTTGAATCCCTGATCTACTACTGCTGCCACTGCAGGCATCTTTCTTTCACACAGGATAGATTATTTGGTCTTTTCCATCATCTTGTTTAATACACTGAATGAATTCCCAGGTATTCTTTCAGCAACCTAGGATACAGAGACCTTTCTTCCAGACCTGAGAAACCAGTCGAAATGGACTGGTACCAGCTTTATGCCAAGCTGTTGCTTTTCTCTGGTGGAAAATTTGTTGGAAAGGAGATAGCAAAATTTCTCTGGTTCCAGAGGGGTGCTGCTGAGTGCTCGTGCCAGCATTTTGCCTTCTGGGAAACAGCATAGTCCTCCCTATTTGAGATCTAGGCTAGAACAGAGCACTTATGCTGGCAGCTGTGATAGCTGTGCTGGCTATCAAGTTTCATATCCTGGTTTTTAAAAGCTCTTGGTATAGTCAGTACATGTCAGCCCTTTCAGGTGGTGGTGGTTCAGATCACTGACAGCGACGTGTGACGCTGCTGGGCAGTGCCTGCTCTGAGCCACCCCAGGAGCATTCATCTCTTTCCTTTGACTGGAGAGGGTACCTGGGGTCTCCATCTGTGCTCCTGACTAGTGGTGAGCAGTGTGAATATGTCACTTCTCAAACATTCCAGTGTAAAACCCCCATGATTTGGGGTCTAAGAGACACAAAAGAGGGACAGATAGACAAATTCTGTCATCTCACTGGGCTGATATGTTTGGTGCAAGTCAGTCACctgattaatttctttttgacTTGAAAGCCTCCAACAAGTCAGCTGGAGTTAGTTCTTGAGTGAATGCCATAGAGCTGAGTGACACAGGCAAGATGATAAATTCTTCAGACAAGTGGTAGCTTTTCAGTAAAGCTAAACTGCCTTCCTCCTTTCCAATCCTGTTTTAATTTAATCCAGATTTGAGAAATGTAACAGGAAAATAAGTGTTTACCGTGGGTTTTAATTTATGAACCTGGAATGTGgatcttttttccttcaaaaatgtAGGCCAGCTGCTGAGTCTAAGACTTTGCAATATTGTGCAAAGAGTGGACAGGGATTAGTAAAATGTTTATTGATTTAAGTCATATTTTAGCTGAAGTGTTGTTGGTCTTTATTAGATGGTACTTTGAAGTAGCACTAAATTAAATGTGCTTATATTCCATTAGTTCCTAATGCTTTATGTTTTATCTCTGCTTAGAAGATGGAAATCAGCCTTGGCTCTGTGGTGATTTCTTCAGTCTGGCAGATGTGTCACTTGCTGTCACATTACATCGCCTGAAGTTTCTGGGATTAGCAAGAAGAAACTGGGGAAATGGAAAGCGGCCCAACTTGGAAGCTTACTATGAGCGTGTCGTGAAGAGAAAAGCATTTCACAAAGTTTTGGGACACGTCAACAATATATTAATCTCGGCTGTCCTGCCAACAGCATTCCGTGTGGCCAAGAAAAGGGCTCCCAGGGTTCTTGGCAGCACCCTGCTGGTCGGCATGCTGGCAGGGGTGGGTTATCTTGCTTTCCTGTGTCTTCGGAAGAGATTTGCCAGCATGGTGCTATCGATTAGAACCAGGCAAAGTTATTTTTAGACCTTGTCTGTCCCTGGTGGTGAGTGGAGGGCATCTTTACCCCCCAGGAAAATATCtccaataaaatataaatgtagaAGAACAGTTATGTCTGTGAATTAGAACATTGTCACAGAGTAatcatctcctgctgctgtatAATTGGGCTGGCAATTCTgagatatttttcaaaaatatgtgTTGGGGGAATgacaaaggaaagaagagaCTTTCTTTTCAGCCAAGGGCCTATAACTGTGAGAGTGCTTTGTTGAAGTGATTATGGTCTCCTTTACCCAATAGCTGAcataattaaatgcttttatttaataGCTACGCAGCAATGTGACAGCTTTTCACTGTAGATGAAATGCATTATTGGGTAGAAACCAGCAttgttaaaatactgaaaatagcTCTTACTTTAAATGCTCAGAGTAAGATTTAATTGGAACATTGTGCCTGTTGTGTACAGGAGCAAGTTTCTCCGTACTGATTATTGTCTGTTGGCTTGCAGTTGGACCTTTAAGAATGTGTTAAAAAGTAATCTTGTGAAGCCACTTTTGTCATTATATGTTCATGCAGCAGTACAGGAAAAGACCTGAAACAGGTAAGAACATCAGTCATTTGTGTTCCACACAAGGGAAGTTCTCCAGAAGCATCACTGGACAACAGATATTAGAATTTTGCTGAAATACAGGTGGGAGCTAAACACCTGACACTTCTCTTTTGACAGCCTTTTGTGCCCAGCCTCAAACTCCGGCAGAATAAAATCAAACTATCTTGGTGCACATTTGCTGCTTTCTTTGGGGTGGCTTGATACAGTTGCCTCCATATGAATGTCCTGTGTACCCTTTTGTGTTTCACTCTGAGCACTGGCTATTTTTTGCACACTTCTTGGCAACATTAGCAATTGCACATGTCTCTACAAAATGCTTGCCCACAATGTGCCACAGCCAACTAGAAAACACATGCAGAGCCTTTTTGtataagtaattaaaaatagttCACTATCTATCAGTCTGGTTAGGTAGCCTAGACTGAAGGTAAGTCAAGCTGTAATTTAGCAATCTGTTTACTTATGGATAGGGGTCGTGTTGATGGTAAGTGAAAAATACAGTAAGTTTGGAAACGATTTGTACTGATGATCTTTTGTAAAACTGCAGTCTTGTAGCATGGAAGAAAggtgtataaaatattttgattactTCCTACTACTCAACAGATGCTGTGAATTTTATTAGTTTTGAACTGAGCTCCCATTTCAACAAGAAATGTACATTTACCTGAAGATagaatttgaataatttttcagcaaagaaaagcaTTTGGGAAGGGCTGAAAATTCTCATGACAGTTTAGTAAGACTTTTGTATGCTTGATGAATGTTTGGAAGCCTCAGAATTTTCTTTACAAGTTTTACATAGCTGCCAAGAATAAGGCATAACTTTAAGTGTTTGCCTGTCAACAATCAGTGCTAACAGGCCCAAGTACGTTTTAGGTCCAGGGCTGGTGGCTGTTGTCTCTCTGTACAATTGCATTTAAGTGTCAAGAATGTCATCTCAAGTTTGTTGGAGAGAACTAAGGCAGTTTCTGTCTGGGCACTCTCACCATCTAACacatattaatataaaattattggATACTCCTGCttattatttaatattgtaCTGGTTGTCTAGCAAAAGTAGACCAAATCTCATTACTCCTTTTCAGTAATAAGAAACATCTAACCTaggaaaaaaagtgcttttttatTTGTCTAAAAGACAGTTTTATATAATTCTATTTATGATCCAGTGGTTTCAAGAACTTGTTGAATTAAATGTGCTCTATTTAGAAAAGCTTTATTATCTCTAGAGTGGGTTTAATCCAACAATACTATTAATATACTGGCAGCTTTAACTGATTTTGTTGTTAGTGTGTTGCAGTTCATCTGCATTTACTTGTAGCTATCAAATTCCACTAAGTTAATAAACACAAAGTAAGACCTGTAACTTAATGCTTCCTTGGCACATATTTCTGTCAGCCCACCTGTAAAATGTAATTTGACCAAGTCacagtaaaattaaatatatatggCTTAGCCTTCTTTAGAATGA
It encodes the following:
- the GDAP1 gene encoding ganglioside-induced differentiation-associated protein 1 isoform X1, giving the protein MAPLVLYHWTQSFSSQKVRLAIAEKALKCEEHDVNLPLSEHNEPWFMRLSSSGEVPVLIHGENIICEATQIIDYLEATFVDEEVPRLMPEEGSMYYPRVQHYRELLDSLPMDAYTHGCILHPELTVDSMIPAYATSRIRSQISNTESELKKLAEENPDLQDAYIAKQKRLKSKLLDHDNIKYLKKILDELEKVLDQVETELQRRNEETPEDGNQPWLCGDFFSLADVSLAVTLHRLKFLGLARRNWGNGKRPNLEAYYERVVKRKAFHKVLGHVNNILISAVLPTAFRVAKKRAPRVLGSTLLVGMLAGVGYLAFLCLRKRFASMVLSIRTRQSYF
- the GDAP1 gene encoding ganglioside-induced differentiation-associated protein 1 isoform X2 encodes the protein MPTGSKSGRLMVRLAIAEKALKCEEHDVNLPLSEHNEPWFMRLSSSGEVPVLIHGENIICEATQIIDYLEATFVDEEVPRLMPEEGSMYYPRVQHYRELLDSLPMDAYTHGCILHPELTVDSMIPAYATSRIRSQISNTESELKKLAEENPDLQDAYIAKQKRLKSKLLDHDNIKYLKKILDELEKVLDQVETELQRRNEETPEDGNQPWLCGDFFSLADVSLAVTLHRLKFLGLARRNWGNGKRPNLEAYYERVVKRKAFHKVLGHVNNILISAVLPTAFRVAKKRAPRVLGSTLLVGMLAGVGYLAFLCLRKRFASMVLSIRTRQSYF